Genomic segment of Vitis riparia cultivar Riparia Gloire de Montpellier isolate 1030 chromosome 19, EGFV_Vit.rip_1.0, whole genome shotgun sequence:
TCGGAGGGTTTGGTTTCTGCAATAAATTTTTGAGTTCGTAAGTGAATGTATACAGGTATTGGGAAAACAAAGGAGACTGGAGTGTTTGAGAAAAAccattttattggtttttttaaggttccgattgaaaagaaaaaaaaaaggggggattGAATTGAATCAGAGGAACATGGATATTGATTCTGGTATTTAGGCTTATAGATTAtgaattgttaaaaaatttagagtGATTCCTTAGGGTTCTTCATCAGGTTGTGTTGAAAAAAATGCTAATAGACAAAAATCGTGAGGATAAGATAGGAGTTCTTTTATTAAGAGGAGTTTCACTGTCTGTGATGGAAGTGAGATTATGAGAAAAAGTGGGAGGTGGTTATCAAGATTCGATAGGGCTATGTTTGGATATTAGAAGAATAAGGAAAGGGAAATTCTGATAATTGATTTCGAAAGGAGACCATCCTTTGACCAAGTGATGGGGAAGCCTCTTAAATTATATTCACGGGAAGGATTGGaaggaaaagaataaataaacttgAAGTGACTTAGTATTGGTTGGAATTATATTCAGAGTAGTTAAttattagaatcataataggaaAATTAGAATTAGAGTCTTGATAGGTTATTAAAATCCTagtagaatttgaattttttagatAAACCTATGAATAAGGCAAATTGAAGTAAACTAAGATAGagtgattaaataatattagttcATTTTGCATGCGTTGCATTTTTCAATGGTGAaacttcattgattttcttctaggtgagattTTTAGAAGCCTTAATGAGATTCCAAAGTTTCTGTCTCTCTTTCttatctttctttctctttatttttgctttattctTTCCTATTGCCATGAAATTTTGTTCCTTGTTTCTCTCCTTAAAccctaaggttatgtttgattcccggaaaatactaagaaaagaaaaaaaaatgcaaaggaaaatgattttttcatgtttggttgtcctatgaaaaatatcaaagaaaatcaaatataattaaaactaattaaaaacttatgtatttttaaattatttaatctttatattgatgagttaaaataaataaaatgagtttgaagtaacaaaaaaaataatttatcgacttttaatctattttttattttccttctatttttcctttatattttctttcccttgcattttccctcaaattttctgagaactaaacatagcctaaaagatTGAAACCCTAGCCCACCCATTTGATTGTTGACAACCATTCTAAGTTTGTCCTACATCACTAAGCTTTTAGCATTTATAAGATCTATGCAGATAGACATTGTATTATTTAATTGTGTTGAGGGTTGCATGTATTTCATGTTTGTTAGTCTATATCAGTGGCATACCTTAATTTGAGGTCTGTAATGGAATTTGGGTTCAATTGGATCACATGTCTTTTGATAAGCAGTGTTTAGAAATTGAGAAACTGTTTATAAAATCCCTATTTATAGAACCTTTATATGATTAAATCAATACTAGACTCTACATACTTTTGGATCTTAGGTTGTTTCTgtatttaaattagaaactgatattttgttttctgaCAATTTCTAGTGGTATAGCTTTCGATTTAGAGAATAAAGAGCACTAAATCATGATGAAATTGTGTGCTTCAGTCAGTTGCTATGGAGATATGACTTAAATGGAGTTGTTTTATTCGACTGCAGTTGTTGTGTTGTTTTGATTCTCTTGTAATGGTACTATAGCATTATAATTGGTTTGGTAATGCTTCTTGTCTTTTTCCCCTCATGTCAAAGTGGTTTTCTTTTTGTGCTCTCTGCCTGCATCATGAAATTTCAATAAGTGTTTTTCTTTACTAATTAGACTTACAAAAGGATGTTAAGTGGAGTTTGGAAGATGacaattggaaaataatttttttgatgtGTACTTGGGTTGTGCTCCTCTTTTTGTTAGGCACCTCTTAATTTGTTCTGTTTGTTTGCCAAGGAAAAGAAGTTGGAAAATGTTTTTCCCCACTATTAAGACATTGAATTTATGTTCAATGTGGACTCAACAAGtttagttttcatttattttcttctatgtATGTAAAAATGAGGAGGAtcagtttctttaaaaaaaaaattctcactgCTGCCCATCATTTTAGTTGCATATATTTTTTACCATTGTGAAATTAGGGCTGCAACTTGGATATAAACTCAAGCTAACCAACCAATTGAGAAGCTTGGATTGAAGTTTTTCAACGTAGAGATAGGCTTAAGTTGAGGTGTCAGGTAATCTGGCCAATTCTAATCCATACATATCGTTTTATGTGCAATTtgcaatattattatgtttatgtaatgtctttttaaaataaactccGCAGAAATTTAACGTTAAATGTACTTTCCCTCCATAAGAACCatataatattacatttttatcGATTATGATCAACAGTGAGGGGTCTTTGTACTATCCCTTTTTTGATCCTTTTATGTAACTCTTGGGATAACATTCACATGGTGCTACCATGTGTGCCATTGTGTTGCTCTTCATACTTTCCCATTTTGGATCCTTCCTTGTAAATTTTTGTGAGATTTTATTATCCATTACAGTTAGAGGTTGATGCTTTTCATAGACTTCGTGACACCAAACGTTGCATACCTGTTTATATCTGCCCTTTCAACTGATGCCCTCATGTGTTGGAGCCAGATATGTCTTCTTGTGCAGCGGTATTCTGATTTGAATTGTGTTAGTAACTTTTCATGTTTGCTTCTCAGGTTTCCTACAAGTGGCTGAGTCGTAGTTTTTTGGTGACATCAAATGTGGCAAAAAGGTAAGAGTGGGCATATCAAGAATGGACTTGtagttattattactatttttttcctcatacaAAAATAGTTGCTCTTGTTGTGTTTAGGTTGCTTCATGAGTTTGTTGAAAAACATGGAGGTGGGTTGGAAGTAGTATATACTTTGTCTGGCTGGTTGAAGAATGATCCTCCAGTTTACCATATAAGGCTTGTTTCTGAACCTAAACTTGCAGGTTAGATTTTCTATTGAAATGTCATATATTTCCAGAATGCTAAATTTTTTCTCCAACTTGAAGATTAGGTTTTTTAAGTACACAAATCCTTTCTGCTGTTCTCACTCTATTCAGAGCCATATCTTTTATTGAACTGTTGGACTTTATTGCTCTTCTTGATATCCCAAATCATGCcactttttcttataaaaagagTTTCTTTCTTTAAGTTCAGATTCCATTGTTATTTTCCTTGGTGTGACTTCTTTTTGTCTATTGTATTCgcatttatttgatataaatttagGCTTCTTTACACAAATTTTGGGTTTCAGTATGAAGGGAACGTTGTAATCATTCAACTACTTTTCTGTGACAAGTCCTAGCATTAGTATGAGTTCCCAGCATCTTCATGGGAATTGGTGCTTCAACAGGCTCTAAGAACTACCAAAATTCAAAGATTTTGCATTATGGCATTCCCATTAATGCCCTCTTTCCCTTTTCTCAAAACTTTCTTTCTCCTTGATTTCATTTTGCATAATGGTGTTTGAGTTCTTATGTTTTTTATCCAAGAAACTAACTATTTTCTATCATTCAAGAAACATAACTTTTTCTGTAGATTCCTTGCCCTGTTATTTTGTTTGCACTAGGCATCGATTTTATTTTGACTTGCCAAATGAATTGTTACTTTTAGGAGTTTCCTTCTTGACATAGGATAACTGTAGAATGATTGTCTACAATTAAATAGGTGGTTAGGGTATcaattttttagggtttaaggagaGAAATGAGGAACAAAAATTTATGGCATTggagaaaagtaaaataaaatataaggaaagaaagataaagatgTAAAATCTTAGAATCTCACTATTGATGGCGTAGAACAAAGAACTCTTCATTAGAACCTTATAAACTCATTATTAGATACAACCATCAAATGAGATCTTCTAAGCGTTCTTCAAGTTCATTTTTTGCTAATGTTTTAAAGGATTTCAAAATCTCTTTAACTAAAACATGATTTTAGAACTTGGAAATTAATCTTTTCAAAACATTACAATAAAGCCTTccattaaacaaaatattatagaaGTAGTCCTTTCGGTGTTTTTTTTCACAACATTGTAGGATTCTAGAATTTTCAAATTGCTTGTAACAATTTCTTGCCTTGGAAATTCAAGCATTGAACTTCCTCCTCCTTGGACAAACCCTAAATGACCATCAATATGCGTATAAACTATGTGTATATACTCTTCAATATTAGCACATGTCAAGACTTGCATAAATTTGCTTGGTGCATTGGTTAATCCAAAGATCATGACTAATCATTCATATAACTCATCTCGTTTAGGAGTTAATAAGCATGGAACTCTAAAAAGGCTCCACCTTGCTTGAATAAAGTCTTCCATAGACAATTTATTAACTTGCCAATTCACAAGGTTTGAATGATAAGTTATTTGTTTCTATTACCAATTCATTGATGTACATCAATAGAGAAAGGATGGAAGAAGGATGGAAGATATTGCTCGGGATTTCCATTGACCGTGGAAAGGCACTAAAACTCAAAGTCGAATTTTATTTCCAAGTTTATGGGAATTGATGAAGATGAACCTCTAAGATCTACTCAATAAAAGACCAAAAGTATCCTAAATTACTTAATTAAGGTATTTAGGTAATTTTAAGTGTCATAATTAGTTagtatttgagttttatttagaatttgagAAGTTTTTGAATTCTCTTTTAAAAGAAGCTctaaatttcctaaaataaaatttttattaaagtttttatatttagttctTAGAATCTAGAAGTTTTctttattagaaattttattacaaGAAGTTTCTATAAagtaagtttttaattttaaaaaggaattttctaatttttttagaagatttAATAGTTTTAGGAAAGGAATAAGAGTTCAAATTAGTTACTACATAAGTTAAGTTTACTTTTTCATGGTTTTATTGAAATTCTAGTATTTTCTAAAGCCTAAAAATAGGGCTAATTGATGTCAAACAAGATTAAGTAGTGATGATCAATATTATTAAGTTTTTCTTTACATACCTTGTAATTCTTAATGGTGagatttcattgattttcttttaagtgATATTCCTAGAAGGCCCTAGTGGGATTATAAGGTTTTAcatcttctttaatttttttccttatattttattttacctttttctgCCACCATAAATTATTATTCCTCATTCCTCTCCTTAAATCCTAAAAGATCGAAACCCTAACCCCACCTCTTTGATTGTAGACAACCATTCTATGGTTTTCTTGCAAATTATTTTGGTATCAATTCCATCACATCTTGCATACTAGATTTTTATCGACAACTTCTTTCTCCTTACTTGTAACTTCGAATTGTTTCTTAATGGGAGTATTTGACAGTTATTTTGGTTTAAAGACTATTGAGTTCTCCACCTATTGGTTAGATTGTGGAATTTCCTTCATTGGATGAAGAATCTTCTTATGTCCATGCATTAAgtatataaatattcttataGCCATCGTGTTGTACTCTTTCATTGAAAAGCCATGGTCTTCCAATACAGGAAAATGATGATACATTTCTTTATAAAAGGTTGCATTCCGGAGTAGATGGAAATGCATAGGGTACAAGCTGTTTATTCCTTAAATCATTTCTAGTTTTCTATGCTTATCATCGTTGTTTTGGTTGGTGGTaacatattaattaattaacttgcATTAGGTTAGGAAGTTGGGGTTTTATGGGCCACTGTgcatctctattttttttagtcatGCTAGtatttcttctgttttttgGAAGGACCACCTatctatatttgaaatttattgttttatttagtACAAGtataatttcttataaaaaaaaagggaacatGTTAATTAGTTGACAGATGTCAAATCCTTGCACCTTCCTCAAAACTGAGATGTTTTTGCTtacttttttctaaaaataaaccTATTAGCTAGATTGAGGTAAATTGTCTTATATTATTGGAGTGCTTGTTCTTGTTTATTTCTGTACTGTCACTTGACATATGGTTATTTTGTTGCCACCCAAAGGAAGAGGAATTAATATGGGACTATCTTATCCTCGCTTTAATGCAGAAGCAAAACAGGAATTTGATGGCCATTGCTCGGTTCAGGTTTATAGTGTGCAAGCTTGCATTCCAAAGGATCCAGCTGCACTTTGGAATGCTGAATTTGTGCAAGCAGAAGAGCTTTTTAAGCAGCCCTTCGCAGTTGATAATTGCTTGAGAGATAACAGGTAAGATAGTTTCTGTGTTTTGGTTCCTTCTATTATTTCAGGTCAGGCGAACTTATCCTCACATAAGTTATaattgagaaaattgaaagGTTAATACAGCCTCTAGGTCTTCCatggaataaaatttttattttttgcaggCTGTTGAATTTCCAGTAATTCTATTTCTTGAacagatttttttataaattgttaaaGAAATTTACGATTGCTTGCCTTGTTATGAAGCACTTTCTACTTGCTACTTCAAAGTTTGATAGATATCTCTATTGCCTTCTTTTCCATGTAATATTGAGTGAGACGTCATTGCCAAAATGCTGATGTCTTTTAAATCTTGCTGCCTGGCACTGCCCCGTCATTATGAGTGGTAAACTTGTTACTAATGAAGGTGAGCtgataaagatattttttcatATCACAAGGAGTCAGTGGTTATCTGGTAAAAAATCCTGCTGCTGTTTAGAGCTTAGGTAGTTACTGTAGTTATTAAACTTGGTCACCATGGTTATCAAACTAACAGGcagctcatttttttttttccttgttttctttgAGCAAAGAGGTATTTTTAGGCATACCAAATTGTTATTTTACCTATACGTAAAAGTGAAGTGCCATCGTCCTGTCACATCCAAGAGTATCAGGAAATTTATGATGTCAAAGTTAGTATAGTTGCACATTAATAGTTCCTACATGTTCGTGAAGATAACTTATTTCCTTCCTAGATGTTCCTGCAcataaaaaagacaaaactaATAATGATAATGTGACATGTCATGGAGGCATACGAACTTGTGAATAAACTTATCTGGGTCAATATTAAAATTGATGTACATTGTATGAAGTGTTCATGAATCAAATTATGGCTCCTCTAGTGATGCACATAGCTTTGTTTGTTCAGGTTCTGTGGAATTTCCAATTCTTTTGTCAAGCGCAATGCTGAGGGAGCACCTGTCAGCAATGTGGCTTCACAGCCCAAAACTACAGGATTGCTGGGTCCATCCAAAAGCATTTCTGCAGATCAAACCATAGCTGTTCAACAGCCTCAGGAAAGAAAAGTACACCAATCAAGCCCAAAAGTCAGTTTGCAGTCTCCCAGTGTGGTAACAGATGTCAAAGATGAAAGTAATGGCAACAGAGCTCATGATCAAGCTAGCAAGCCTCCTGCAGATAAAGGAAAAGCTCCTCCACTGCCTGCTAATAAGAAGAAAGGCCAGAATGATAAAAGTTCTGGAACTGAAGGCTCATTAGCAAATATGTGGGGGCGTGCATCTGTAAAGTCAAAGCCCAGTTGCTCCCCAGTGGATGTTGGTAAATTCATTGAATATCCAATTCCTtggtttccttttgcttttgtCATTTGTGATTAAAGAAAACTGAAACATTCTCTTCTTTGACTATCATGAAAAACTTGTATTTTGAATTCTTTTCTGTCATGCATTTTAGTAAAACAAATTTCTATTCTACTATCTTTTGTTCTTTGCTGAAATTTTTGACCTTTTACTGTCTTTAGTTAGCGCAGAAGCTCAAATTTGTGCTCGTGAAGCTGTAGAAGGTGCGAGCAGTGATGAAGATGGTCAAGATGCCAATTTTAAGAGAGCCTCCAATGGTGATGGTGGTAGAAAGAGGAGAGTTGTTTTTGATTTCTCAGATGAAGAAGAGGAGTTTGAAGATGCAGTCAATTTGGCATCACCAGATCCTCCAAAAGGGAAATCATGTATAGTTTCAAAACAAAGTCCTAAACCTTTGGTTCCTgacaaaatcaatttgaattttgacCAGCAAAAACAAGATAAACCAAAGGTCAAGGAAGAGAAATCATCTAATAGAGAATCTAACCTATCACCAAGGGAAGATTCTTCAGTTCTCAGCAAAGGCAAGAACAATGGGATTTCCTCTTCAGACAAGATTGCAGGTGGAGTTCCTGAAATTGATGTAAATAAGAAGGATAAAGTGACAGATGCTGCTCCGAATTC
This window contains:
- the LOC117908482 gene encoding DNA polymerase delta subunit 3-like, which gives rise to MADIETLGILEEIEALVSDKLQVVSYKWLSRSFLVTSNVAKRLLHEFVEKHGGGLEVVYTLSGWLKNDPPVYHIRLVSEPKLAEAKQEFDGHCSVQVYSVQACIPKDPAALWNAEFVQAEELFKQPFAVDNCLRDNRFCGISNSFVKRNAEGAPVSNVASQPKTTGLLGPSKSISADQTIAVQQPQERKVHQSSPKVSLQSPSVVTDVKDESNGNRAHDQASKPPADKGKAPPLPANKKKGQNDKSSGTEGSLANMWGRASVKSKPSCSPVDVVSAEAQICAREAVEGASSDEDGQDANFKRASNGDGGRKRRVVFDFSDEEEEFEDAVNLASPDPPKGKSCIVSKQSPKPLVPDKINLNFDQQKQDKPKVKEEKSSNRESNLSPREDSSVLSKGKNNGISSSDKIAGGVPEIDVNKKDKVTDAAPNSPKRRKVMKTRIDERGREVTEVVWEGEAETKKADSNETKKSENSIVTNAANRPPPAKKSPAVGNTAPSNATGKAGSKKAGNPKDPKQGNIMSFFKRV